A stretch of DNA from Gasterosteus aculeatus chromosome 7, fGasAcu3.hap1.1, whole genome shotgun sequence:
tgaagaaaagaaatggtTCAATCACCAGTCATTGTACGGAAAATGTGCATTTCGGGAATCCAACATGGCAGCCAAGGAGAAcgcttttttttcaaagtggTCTGTGGGTTTTGGAAAAGAAACAGGGATGAGGTCACATTAGAATCAGGCAAAGGTTTAACCCCCAACGTCTGCTTCACAACACGGTTTGGTTCCTCCATTTCTCGATGCGTCCTTTGAAACGCTCGGCCGCGGTTTACCTGGGTCAGCTGGGGGAGACCTCCGGCGTCGGCCATCTGTGGAGgtcggagaggagagaggcgtGTGAGAAATTGGAGGTTACACTAAGAGcaggtccaaaaaaaaaaaaagacagaattgAAGGTGCGTTACCTTTAGGAAGGAAGTGGTCGTCGGATCCATTTTGCTGTTGCACTCCACCTAGTGGTCACCAGAAGGAAGCGGCTGTAAACCCTCAAACCATCAAAAGTCTCTGCGCGGCTGTCAATCGGATCAGAACACTTCTCGTCACTTACGGCCGCCTCCTCGTACGGAGCCTGGTCGCCCACCACCAACATCACTGgacacctgaggggggggggggggggggcggaagcaGAGGCATTTAAAAGGTTTCAGGGGGCAGAATGCGGCGACAAAGGTCCGGAGGGTCTTTACTTGAAGGAGCTGCTGCGGTCGATGTTCAAGTCCCTGCGGCTGGaagggaaggaaaagagaagattATCGCGGCCGCTGGTTGATGGATGAGTTTCTTTACCATGTcgtggcgagggggggggggggggtgtaactcACCTGTTGTACGTCTTCCAGAGGAGCTCTATGTTGACCAGATTGGACGCTTTGGAGATGCGCTCTCTGTGAGACTGCACTAGATCCGAGTTGgagctcagctcctcctgcgaGCAAAAACAAGTCGCCAAATGAGGCCCAAAACTCATCAGAGCTGCTTAATGGGACAACGAGGTCGCTGTACCTGACTGAAAAGGTGGGACATGATCTGCTCCGTCAGAGAGGACGTCACGGAGCTGAGctgcggagggggaggaggagcgatCATTAGGGGTTTGGGTTCAACGGGACCAACGGCGTCACGCTCCGAGGGCTGCGTACCTTCTGAGCGGCCCAGTCGATCCAGCCTCGGGCGTCGGGGTCGATGTTGACCAGAACCAGGCCTTCCACCGAGTCCGGGTTCGCCATCTGATCGCGGGAAAGGAGGCAGCGGAGAGACGGTGAGACGACAGCAGAGTCTCAATGTTGACCGGAGTTGAAAAGCAGTGATTGAACAGCAGAAGACACTCACCGCGAACTTGGAGAGGACGTACGCGcccactcccactcccactCCGATCACCGTGCGGAAGCTGGCGGGAACAGGTGAACGTTTTAAAAAGTGGGCGGAGCTGCGGGGAGGGGCTAGTGAGACGGCGCAAAACGAAAGATACCGTTAACTCACTTGAAAAACTGCAGGACGGAAGGGATCATCTCTGCGATGGCGTCCATGGAGGGGTACTGGTAACTACAACAGGAAGCGCAAAACACCAACTGCTTATTTCTAATTCGCAAGAACTTTCCCCAAAATACAGGATGGCAAAAATTGAcgacatttcatttcatcttaagcacacttttatccacaaaggGGGATTTTTAAAGAAGTTCCAAAAGGGAATAAGCCTCAgcgggaggtcagaggtcgctgcCGAGACGATACGAGAAATGAAATCCGCTGCGATAGAATCGAGAGAAGATTTCCTTTAAACCGCCGGCGAGAGCGCGGAGGAGATGTGAGACACGGGGAGTATTTCGGGAAGGGATTAGTCACAAGTCCGCCACAGAAGATTATTTCCACTTCtgagagcttcttttttttttttttttttttcccgcttcTGGAAAAACCAGCAGGCGGGAAGACACGTGACCACGGGGCGGCGAGCGCGGTACCTGGCGGGGTAAGGGGCGGCGCCCTCCTCCTGCCCCGGGGCGTCCACGTGAATCAGGGTGAAGTTCTTCACGATCTCCTGCATCTCCTCGAACTTGAACAGAGGGGAGAAGCAGCTCTTGTCTGCCAGAGAAGAAcacaaaggggggaggaggtgagaggtgggggaggggtgtcAATCAAAAAAAAGACGGAGCAGAAGGAaaaggcggaggagggagagagagagagagagggcggagCTACTCACTGTCCAGACCCACGTCGTGGAAGGTGAGGATGGCCGGCCGGCGGGTGGTCCGCGTGCCGTGCAGGGTCACGTGCAGGACGCCGTGGGGGGTCTCGATGTTGTGCtcctggggagggaaagcagcgGGACCTTAACAAAAACATCTGGATCTTTCCGGACCCTCTCAGCTCCGCTTGAGCTTGAACGTTACGAAACAGTCGTACCTGTCCTTGGTCCAGGAGTATCCTAGCAGCCAGTTCAGCATCCTGGGACAAAAGACAGAGGGACGTCTTGTGAGAGCAAGATGTGCATTTGGTTGCTGGGTAGATTTTCTTCCAGTCCTTTCATGTTGAATGGGGTCCAATCATCACCCACGCAGACAAAGGTCGATGCCGGAAACCTTTTCAGAGGAGCTTGTGGGACACGTGTGCAGTCAACGCGAAGCTCATTTTCTCTCCGTGTTAAATGTCTTAAATAGATGGATGGCGaacaatgaccccccccccccccccggtctccaTTACACTTCCTCCTcagaatgacccccccccccgttcctttGGTACTCTGAAAGAATGTCACCACTTCATCCTTTCACCCCGTTTGACTTTGTCTCATTAGCGGATGTTAATTGTTATTTCACGGGCAAAATGTTGGGAGGTCAAAGTGAGCAGTTTATCTCCAAGTGGCAAAAATGAATCAGAAATTCCCcctttttcagtgttttattaatttcaatgttttaaaaggtaaaaaggtAAAGTGTTATTGTGTATTAATTCAGCTTTGTCACCACACAACATgcaaatgtgtgcgtttgtcccTTGTGTAAAACTCTTTTTgtttaacacaaaaacacttctttGCCAGCCAGAGGTCGCCAGTGAGAGACCCTCGGCATCATGGGagatctgccccccccaccctcacccaccCCGGGGCTTTGACGTCAACCCGACACAGCTttgcacagacagagacacacacacacacacacacacacacacacacacacgtgttgagACACATGTTGTCGCATGTAGGCTCGAATGAGCATAAACGTGCACAGTAGGAACACACATGCAAGTCAACCCTTGTTGTCCCGTcccctgggacacacacacacacacacacacacacacacacacacacacacacacacacacacagacacacacacacacacacagactcacaaacaGAAGCAGACTGAGGCATTCATGCATTGATGATTCTCCTGGTTCACACAGACATCAGctcacgtgtgcgtgtggctgCAACTAGTACACGTGTgcagtatttctgtgtgtgtgtgtgtgtgtgtgtgtgtgtgcgtgcgtgcgtgcgtgcggcaTCGTGTCTGACCTTGGACTCAGCCTGACCCGTGAGCAGCGGCTTCTCCTCCGTGATGGCGATCTCCTGCATTTCGGTCGTCATGGCGTCGCCTCCTGTAGGGGTGAGATTTGGTGAGAAGAGACGAAACTATGAGGAGTGAAAGCGCGGAGAGGCGGAGGCGAGCGGAACGCCAGAGACGCTGAAGTGGCCGATAACGGcggagccccccctccccccacaccacccCGTTTGTCTTCACACCTTTACGGCCTCAGCGCGTGTTACTTTGTGTTACTTTGTGCTCCTTTGTGCGGAGCTAAAAACCCGGGGCGGAAAACGTGGCGCCCCGTCTGGCGAGAGGCGGCTTTAGTTTCATTGACATGGCCACAGCAAGCGcaggtgtgggggaggggggtctgttGCAGAATTAACCTTTAACCTAAAAACCACCTGGGTAACTTCTTTGTATGATAGGTTGGTAAAAAGTatcgaggtcaaaggtcaaagcacTGCTGGATTACCACCAATTCTGTTGTGCGGATTCAGAAAGCTTGAAGGGAAGCGTTGACGTAAGCGAGAGAGAACACATGGTCGCCGTGTCCGTTTGACAGCTTTGCTAAGCTGAAGACCTTTCGACATCacttgtgcgtgtgcatgtgcgtgtgcatgtgtgtgtgcatgtgtgtgtgcatgtgtgtgtgcacgtgcgtgtgcaattgtgtgtgcatgtgtgtgtgtgtgtttacgtgccTGTGTGCAGTCATCAGACTCAACCTCTGCCTTCGGggggaagccccccccccctccctcatcggcccccccaacacacacacacacacacacacacacacacacacaagcatgacacacacacacacacgcacacacacacacacacacacacacgttcacgcACTCGTTGCATTTCCATCTATTCACTAGTCGTGCACATGTTTTATTCCTTGTGTATTTGTGGATTCCTGCAGCCGGTGTGACTCGTTCGTCTCCAGCGTTCAGCTGTCGGAGGAAAGAACCCGAGCGCGTCACCGCGTCGTGTTCCCGGGGCGGTGAGCTCCCCCCatcagaaacagaaataaatgcaaAAGGGGCCCTTGAGTTCCTCGCCGATACTTTACACCGCGGCCAGGACCCTATTTTTACACGACGGCGGAGCGAGTTTGTTTACgggctcctctgtgtgtgtcgacAGGATCCTGTTGGCCCCCCCCCTGGTTGGGTGTTTGGAACGTTACGCTGCAACCGGCTCCCTGCAGACAAAACCAGTTCTAGGAAAGAGAAAAGACCGAAAAGGACCGCGGCTAAAAAAAGAGACAGCAAACAGTTCGGCCTCATTGGCCTCGACAAACCGCTCCGATTGGCTGCCGGTGGCGAGAGCGAAACCACAGCAGAAAACAACGCAATTAGCGTAAAGATGCTTAAACGGTAACCATTGACGACACCTCCCTGCCTCcgcccgcgtgtgtgtgtgtgagtcggaGCGTGTAATAACGGCTAAGCTGCACAGGAGGCGCCGTCTGTCGCCATGGACAGAGAAAAGAACAGATTTGCATGAAGCGCGAgaagtaaaggaaaaaaaaaaaaaagaaacacaggagAAGAGAATGTGTTGCTGGCCCAGAAAATGTGGGGGTGTTTGGAGGATCgtgaggtgggagggagggagggggaggggggggcgttgcCTCTCTGCATTTCTGCTGTCAGACAACAGTTGTTGGGGCAGAAGCATCCGGCTGAGCGCTTTTTGGATGGCGTCCGTATTTGTCTTTAATCAAACCACCGGACCGTCGATGCAACGGGagaaactcccccccccccccccctccccctctcccccctctgtctccaccGGCCCTCTTCCCTCTAATCtcgtcctccgtctctccgCGAGTCCTTTGTCCCGAGCGAGGGAAAGCGAGAGGAATGGGCAAAGAGCTCGGACGGACCACTcgttttctgggggggggggggacgcgtcTCTGAACTATACCAtgtatgcaacacacacacacacatagacacacacacacacacacacacacacacacacacacacacaggcagtgtgTCAAAGGTCATCTATACTGGGAATGTCGACCGGAAGGCCTGAGCGCCACGAGGTCAAACCAGAGAGTTTTAGAGGGTTCGGCTCGTGGAAGCTTTTATGTGGAGATGTTCATATTCAAACATCtggtcgggggagggggggggagttgggggggggggggggggggggggggggagtaccACGTAATGCGTTTACATCCTGCAGCACGTTGAGGCTGTTATTGATgcttattatttcatttctgctttctaGTTCTGAGATGAATAAggattcatttcacattttaggCTGTTTCTATCGGAGCATTAACAACCACTCATGAACATCAGGATTTGCTGGGGGGGGGTgatcgggaggggggggggggggggctgttgctAGGTGTGCTGGAGTAattacagtcagacagacagacagagagagagagagagagagagagagagggaggaagatgagCGACTAATGCCTGAGGAGAAAGGAGGCCCACCATGGAGACCGAGAGAGGAGCCAAAAGCCCCCCTAGTCTCctctcaaagcccccccccccccccacacccccccttaGATTTCCTGAGCTGCTTCCCACGGCGTTGGATGGGCAGATGAaagcttgttttctctctccgtctctcagcGCATCGCTCCCGGCCTCTTATCTCCGCAAACCCTCGGCGGCTCGGCTCGTCCTCTCATCATCCAGCCTCCCGAttgtccccccgtcccccaagCCCTCGCCTCCACTCAGACCTGCCGTCTCCGTCCCGTGAGGCGAGCGGGACAGAGGGTCATTCGCCGGAGAGAGAGCGTCGGGCTTATTGAATGAGGGTGGATCATTTCATGCACTGATGTCGGCAGATGGGCTCGAGGCTCTCGTGACCGCCGGTCTCTTAGCAACGCCGGCCTCGCCTCAGCCGAGCGCATCGCACCTGCACAAGAGTTCAGGCCGACAGTTCCATCTAATAAGCGATGCCAACCGTtcgccggcggggggggggaagcgagcGCAGAGAGACTTGTGCCCGTTTCCCCAGATGGGATCATTTCTTCTGGTTTTGAACTTTTGGTCTGAcgaaaacaaacagtttgacCAAAAGAACTTGAAGGGCTTTCTGGTATTTTTCTGAATAATAATATCGTCTTCCACAACGGCAACCGTGTCTTAATGGCGACCACGTCGcggtgaagaagaagcagaccgaagcgtgtgtgtgaatgttcacTTTCTTCGGGTCAGACCCGTGGTCAGTTCATTCAGCGCGACACGCCGAAAGCGGCTTCCCATCGATTCGCTTCCATCCAAGTCGTAGGCGCTCAGACGAGAACGTTATCGCAGACCCACACAAAcaagcgcgcacgcacacgcacgcgcgctgTAATCGACTTTCAGGCTCGGGTCATTTCATACGTGGGCGCGTACTGGCTGAGAGCCGATAAGAGACGCAGGGCTCCGTGGCGGGGAGCTGATTGCCGCGGAGGCCAAATATGAAACAGCTTTTCGTCGGGCTGAGACGTTTCTCCGCGTGCCGTGAGGCTTCATCACAGTCTGTGTACATTAACGCTGCCACTCATCAGCCTCATCTTCACCAAGCAGACGCTTTCTTTCATCTGCGGTCAGTTACCCCAAAGATATTAAATAGACATAAACATAGAAAAGGAAACCGCACAATAAAGAGCCTCTACGGATGGACGATGTTTTCCCTTCTTCTGCCCACCCTcggcccccctcggcccccctcgGCTCTTCCTCTGCCTGTGGATCTATTGACAAACACTCCTGGTTATGTAACTGTGCGCCGTAGAATggcaacagcaaacacacacacacacatacacacactcagtgaGCTGTTTCTTTGGACATTTCAGGTTGCGCCGCACAATGGCGTTGTTGTTaaaagaagaacacaaacatcgTTCGCCCATCTGACCTGAGGAATATGAATGGAGTCCGAGTGTTTGTCTATAAATAGGGTGTTGTGGAGGCCCGTTTGGCCTCGTGGGAACAGACAGCCCATTGTGGTGGCCTGTCTGTTATCTGGCCCCCAGCCATCGGCCAAACGGACTGAGCGGTCGCACACACACgaaaagacgcacacacactggcccAGATGCTCGCATTGGGAGACTGTTGTGTTCTCGTACGCCCACGTGGTATAAAATCCATACGCTGTGACCCGGATGATGCTGCGCTGTAGTACACCTACACAGAGTACAGA
This window harbors:
- the ndrg2 gene encoding protein NDRG2; its protein translation is MTTEMQEIAITEEKPLLTGQAESKDAELAARILLDQGQEHNIETPHGVLHVTLHGTRTTRRPAILTFHDVGLDNKSCFSPLFKFEEMQEIVKNFTLIHVDAPGQEEGAAPYPASYQYPSMDAIAEMIPSVLQFFNFRTVIGVGVGVGAYVLSKFAMANPDSVEGLVLVNIDPDARGWIDWAAQKLSSVTSSLTEQIMSHLFSQEELSSNSDLVQSHRERISKASNLVNIELLWKTYNSRRDLNIDRSSSFKCPVMLVVGDQAPYEEAAVECNSKMDPTTTSFLKMADAGGLPQLTQPAKLTEAFKYFIQGMGYMASSCMTRLSRSRTTSLSSSYSMEGSRSRSRTLSQGSQGGQMPPSPSQTMEVSC